In Pseudomonadota bacterium, the sequence TGGTAATTGACATGCTATGAGCCATGAGCTAATACAGGCTTGTTAAATTTTTCTCTTGCAATTCATGTGAAAAATTGTTAGAAAGTAAAAAAACAATACTAAGGGTGGAAAAATGGCTAAGTATCCAAAAATTCCCGAGGCAACGATAAGGAGATTATCAAACTACTTAAAGTGTATTGGAGACCTTGAATCAAAGAATGAAAAGGTAGCATCCAGTGCCCTCATTGCAACAATATGTAATGTCAACGCAGCTCAGGTAAGAAAGGATTTTGCATATTTTGGTGAATTTGGCATAAGAGGCATGGGATACAATGTGAAAGAACTTATATTCCACATAAAGGAAATACTTGGCATAAACAGGGTGTGGAGGATTGCAGTGGTAGGTATCGGGAATATGGGGAGTGCCCTTCTCGTATATAAAGATTTTTTAAAACAAAATTACAAGATCGTAGCGGCCTTTGATATTG encodes:
- a CDS encoding redox-sensing transcriptional repressor Rex: MAKYPKIPEATIRRLSNYLKCIGDLESKNEKVASSALIATICNVNAAQVRKDFAYFGEFGIRGMGYNVKELIFHIKEILGINRVWRIAVVGIGNMGSALLVYKDFLKQNYKIVAAFDIDPVSVIGRISERMGKPVEILHIDTLKEAVRTRNIEIGIITVPPQEAQKVANLLVEANVKGILNFSPSPVTVPKQIKLRNIFFTAALDNLVY